CATCGAGGGGCCGCCGGGAACCGTCGAAGGTCTCGGGTTTCTGGATGTCAAAACCGTTCTTACGGCCGAGAAATCGACTGTCTATGCCGAAGGAACGCACCTCGCCAGCGGTGCAGCGTTTTCCGGTTACGAGATCCATATCGGCCGCACTGATGGTCCCGATTGCGACCGCCCGATGATGCAGTTGAAAAACGGCTCTTTGGATGGTGCGGTGTCGGAGGATGGACGGGTTTGCGGAACCTATGTCCATGGCCTCTTTACCAGCGACAAGTTCCGCTCCGCCTTTCTGGCAGCGCTCGGAGCATCATCCGAACTGGCCTACGGCAGGAGCATCGACCGCATCCTGGATGATCTGGCGCGCCATCTGGAAAGCGTTTTGGATGTCGACGCAATCTTTGAGATTGCCGCTGGAGGTAGCTCGCCACCTAGCGCAGAAAGACTACAAGCAGCAGGACCAAAAGCGCCTGTATGATGCATGCGCCGATCATGACGAAGACAGCCCGGTCAATGTCGATCGCTGTCGCCTGTCTGCGCCCGGTGTCGTTCATGTAGGGATCGTCGACCGTGTACCCAGGATAGGCGCGCGGACCGGCCAGGGCGATATCGAGCGCACCCGCCATCGCCGCTTCCGGCCACCCGGCATTGGGCGATCTGTGTTTTCGCGCATCCTTGAAGACGCAGGCAAGGCTTCTCCGGGGAGAGCCGTGCGCGAGCGGGGCGGAAAGAGCGATGAAAAGTCCCGATAGCCGGGAGGCGGGCAGGTTGATGAGGTCGTCGAACCGCGCCGAGGCCCAGCCGAAGTACTGATAGGTTTCGTTCTTGTGCCCGATCATACTGTCGGCGGTGTTCACGGCCTTGTAGGCGAGAAGGCCGGGCAGGCCGAGAAGGGCAAACCAGAAGACGGGAGCCACCGCGCCATCGGAAAAGTTCTCGGCGCAGGATTCGATCGCAGCCCGGGAAACGCCGGCTTCGTCGAGCTGTTCCGGGTCACGGCCGACGATCATGGCGACGGCTTTGCGGCCCGCTTTCAGCCCGCCGCTTTCAAGCGCGTCGCGGACCGCGGCAACGTGACGATAGAGGCTGTTCTGCGCGATGAAGACCGCGGCGATGATGACCGTCAGCACTGCACCGAAGGGAATGCGCGCGAAAAGATTCTGGAGGATTGCCCCCAGGGCCAAGCCGCCGAGAACAAGAACGGCAAGCAGGAGTGTTCCCGCATGTTTTCTCTGACTGGAACTCAGCGACGGACGGTTCATCCTCCTGTCGAAGAAGGTGATCACCTTGCCGATCCAGACAACCGGATGCGGCAGTCGGCGCCAGAGCCAGTCCGGATCGCCGACGACCGCATCAAGCAGGAGCGCGGCGAGGAGCAGCCAGAGTGCATTCTCGTAGATCAGCATCCCGCTTAGCTAGAACAATTCCCGGAAAAGGGGAACCGGCTTTCCCCGTCTGTCCCGCGCAGCATGAGCGGTTATAGCTCGCCGCGCGCATCCGCCAGGGCATCGGACAATCGCTGCAGGTTCTCCGGACCACCCGGCAGACCGAAGCGGATCCATGTCGGCGCATAGTCGAAGATCCGTGTCCAGATATGCCGCCGCGCCAGCGCTTCATGCAGCGCGTGCGCCGTGCGAAGGCCCGCCAGTGCGAACAGGGGGGTGCCGCCAAAGACACTCAACTGATGTTCCGACAGGGTAATTGTCAGATCCGCCATCTCATCGGCAAGGCGACGCACCGTCTTGTCCTGCCACTCCTGGTCCCGGAGGGCCGTCGCCCCGATTTCCAGGGCCGGTCCGCTGACGCTCCAGCTCTCCAGTCGGGCACTGACCCGGTCGACGGTCTCCTGCGGACCGGCCAGGAAACCGAGCCGCAGTCCCGCCAGACCGAAGAACTTGCCGAATGATCTCAGCACGACAATGTTCTGCTCGCCGACATGCGGCAGGACGCTGGCGCCGGGCATGACGTCGGCAAAAGCTTCGTCCAGAACCAGGAACCCGCCGCGTTCGGTCAGGATCCGGGCAATTTCCAGAAGGCTCTTCACATCGATCAACTGACCGTCCGGATTGTTCGGATTGACCAGAACGACAATCCTTGCTTCCGCAGGCAGCGCATAAACGCTGGAGAGTTCGAGCGGGTCCCTGCCGTCCCTTTGCCAGACTTCCTTGTGGCTCGAATATGTCGGTCCCGCCAGGGCCGCGGGTCCGTCGGGAAGCAGTGCCGGCAAGAGGGAGAGCAGGATCTGCGTGCCGGGAGCGGCGACAAGCCCGAGATGATCGGGCACCTGGTAGGCGCGCCTTGCCGCGGCAAGCAGCTGTTCTTCCGCGACGCGGTTCGGCAGCGCGGTCCAGGCGGTGGCCGGGAGCGCTTGCGCGATCGGGTAGCTATGAGGATTTATCCCTGTCGACAGATCCAGCCAGTCATCCGCTTTTCCGCCAAAACGTTCAACCGCAAGCGACAAGTCACCACCGTGTTTCACGAAATCACCCTTTGCGCTTCCCCCTGGCAAACCGACGTGCCGGGGCTTCTAGGGTATGGACCCATAAATGAAGTCAATTTGGTTTGGATCGTTTTGACCAGCTGCAAGGAGCGGAAGCGCAGGAAATGTGCTTCATTTTCAAGCCTTTCGCGACGCAGCAGATGGCCAAAACGGCCAAATCCGAAGGACGGCAAAATGGCTTCACCTCGCAGCGTCACCGCGCTTGACCGGGCATAAAGCCCGCTCTGC
This region of uncultured Roseibium sp. genomic DNA includes:
- the cobD gene encoding threonine-phosphate decarboxylase CobD, whose product is MKHGGDLSLAVERFGGKADDWLDLSTGINPHSYPIAQALPATAWTALPNRVAEEQLLAAARRAYQVPDHLGLVAAPGTQILLSLLPALLPDGPAALAGPTYSSHKEVWQRDGRDPLELSSVYALPAEARIVVLVNPNNPDGQLIDVKSLLEIARILTERGGFLVLDEAFADVMPGASVLPHVGEQNIVVLRSFGKFFGLAGLRLGFLAGPQETVDRVSARLESWSVSGPALEIGATALRDQEWQDKTVRRLADEMADLTITLSEHQLSVFGGTPLFALAGLRTAHALHEALARRHIWTRIFDYAPTWIRFGLPGGPENLQRLSDALADARGEL
- the cbiB gene encoding adenosylcobinamide-phosphate synthase CbiB, which encodes MLIYENALWLLLAALLLDAVVGDPDWLWRRLPHPVVWIGKVITFFDRRMNRPSLSSSQRKHAGTLLLAVLVLGGLALGAILQNLFARIPFGAVLTVIIAAVFIAQNSLYRHVAAVRDALESGGLKAGRKAVAMIVGRDPEQLDEAGVSRAAIESCAENFSDGAVAPVFWFALLGLPGLLAYKAVNTADSMIGHKNETYQYFGWASARFDDLINLPASRLSGLFIALSAPLAHGSPRRSLACVFKDARKHRSPNAGWPEAAMAGALDIALAGPRAYPGYTVDDPYMNDTGRRQATAIDIDRAVFVMIGACIIQALLVLLLVVFLR